In Clostridium sp., one DNA window encodes the following:
- a CDS encoding iron-containing alcohol dehydrogenase has protein sequence MVYHVPPINLIGKDCLNDAGEQIKNMGCKKAFISTDKFLTQNGTVKKVTNILDEIGIAYIVYNEAKPNPTVKNVEDGLKILKKEKCDLVISIGGGSPQDCGKAIAILATNGGNIKNYEGVNKTTKKSLPIVAITTTAGTSAEVTINYVITDEERHVKMIMVDTNSLAYMTINDPELMVSMPASLTAATGMDALTHAIEAVVANGANDVTDATALYSIKEIFKFLPRAVKNGQDIEAREQMCYACYLNGIAFSNAGLGNVHAMAHQLGGLYDLPHGVCNAILLPVVEEENAKGAPEKFRLIAETIGYDVNDSTNEECVDYVIGSIKKLSEEVGIPKSLREVGVSDPDFDTLAENAMKDACAAANPVFFSKEKLIELFRKIA, from the coding sequence ATGGTTTATCATGTACCACCGATTAATTTAATTGGAAAAGATTGTTTAAATGATGCTGGAGAGCAAATTAAGAATATGGGATGCAAAAAGGCATTTATTTCAACTGACAAATTTCTTACACAAAATGGAACTGTGAAAAAGGTAACAAACATTCTTGATGAAATCGGCATTGCTTATATTGTTTATAATGAGGCAAAGCCGAATCCTACAGTAAAAAATGTTGAAGACGGGCTGAAAATTCTAAAAAAAGAGAAATGTGACCTGGTAATAAGTATTGGAGGCGGCTCCCCTCAGGATTGTGGAAAGGCAATTGCTATATTGGCAACAAATGGTGGAAATATAAAGAATTATGAAGGCGTAAACAAGACTACGAAAAAGTCCCTGCCAATTGTGGCAATTACCACTACTGCAGGTACTTCCGCCGAGGTGACGATTAATTATGTAATTACAGATGAAGAACGCCATGTCAAGATGATAATGGTGGATACCAATTCTCTTGCATACATGACTATAAATGATCCGGAGCTGATGGTAAGCATGCCGGCATCATTGACGGCTGCAACTGGCATGGATGCGCTGACACATGCTATTGAGGCTGTTGTTGCAAATGGAGCAAATGATGTAACGGATGCGACAGCACTATATTCAATCAAGGAAATATTTAAATTTTTACCTAGAGCAGTAAAAAATGGACAAGATATTGAAGCTAGAGAGCAGATGTGCTATGCCTGTTATTTGAATGGTATTGCATTTAGCAATGCAGGATTAGGTAATGTTCATGCAATGGCTCATCAGCTTGGAGGATTATATGATTTACCTCATGGTGTTTGCAATGCAATATTGCTTCCAGTAGTAGAAGAAGAAAATGCAAAGGGTGCACCGGAGAAATTCAGATTAATAGCGGAGACAATTGGATATGATGTAAATGACAGCACAAATGAGGAATGCGTGGATTATGTAATAGGCAGTATAAAAAAATTATCTGAAGAAGTTGGAATCCCGAAGTCATTGAGAGAAGTTGGGGTTTCAGATCCTGATTTTGATACACTAGCTGAAAATGCCATGAAGGACGCATGTGCTGCCGCAAATCCAGTATTTTTCAGTAAGGAAAAATTAATAGAGTTATTCAGGAAAATTGCATGA